The following proteins come from a genomic window of Panicum hallii strain FIL2 chromosome 8, PHallii_v3.1, whole genome shotgun sequence:
- the LOC112903484 gene encoding F-box protein At5g06550: MPGAFHSLLLPLQWKRKPKRRRSRSHSKEGNNRNKPKSHLAGAGAAGDPSFNLKASASSFPRDIGCLVQPLGNLLLSASPGANLRDAGLGALRPLPDDLLLDVLGLLPARALAALSAASKALYVVAAHDPLWRALVLGELGGAFDFAGSWRATYVAAASGGRPHLIPPRALRIRGFYSDYLFQSWLCANMEMRHEWLARDNIERRRGVSVEQFIAEVEEPNRPVLLEGCLDSWPALQKWSREYLLEISAGKEFAVGPVSMTLDRYFRYADNVQEERPLYLFDAKFAEKVPEMGRDYEVPVYFREDLFSVLGEERPDYRWVIIGPAGSGSSFHVDPNSTSAWNAIIKGAKKWVMFPPEVVPPGVHPSADGAEVTSPVSIMEWFMNFYGACKTWEKRPIECICRAGEVVFVPNGWWHLVINLEESIAITQNYVSRRNLLNVLDFLKRPNASELVSGTKDRVNLHDKFRGAIDAAHPGMINQLQFEAQQKAAARKKKASFWDTAVDAKSGGFKFSF; the protein is encoded by the exons ATGCCGGGCGCCTTCCACTCGCTCCTCCTGCCCCTCCAGTGGAAGCGCAAACccaagcgccgccgcagccgcagccacTCAAAGGAGGGCAACAACCGCAACAAACCAAAGAGccacctcgccggcgccggcgccgccggggacCCCTCCTTCAACCTGAAGGCCTCGGCGTCCTCCTTCCCCCGGGACATCGGCTGCCTCGTCCAGCCGCTCGGCAACCTCCTCCTCTCGGCCTCCCCGGGCGCCAACCTCCGGGACGCGGGGCTCGGCGCGCTCCGCCCGCTCCCGGACGACCTGCTCCTCGACGTCCTGGGCCTCCTCCCGGCGCGCGCCCTCGCCGCGCTCTCGGCCGCGTCCAAGGCGCTCTACGTCGTCGCCGCGCACGACCCGCTCTGGCGCGCCCTCGTCCTcggcgagctcggcggcgcgttCGACTTCGCCGGGTCCTGGCGCGCCACCTACGTCGCCGCAGCCTCCGGCGGCCGGCCCCACCTCATCCCCCCGCGCGCGCTCAGGATCAGGGGCTTCTACTCCGACTACCTCTTCCAGAGCTGGCTCTGCGCCAACATGGAGATGCGGCACGAGTGGCTCGCCCGGGACAACAtcgagcgccgccgcggcgtgtCCGTCGAGCAGTTCATCGCCGAGGTCGAGGAGCCCAACAGGCCGGTGCTGCTGGAGGGGTGCCTGGACAGCTGGCCGGCGTTGCAGAAATGGAGCAGGGAGTACCTGCTGGAGATCTCGGCGGGTAAGGAGTTTGCGGTTGGGCCGGTGAGCATGACACTGGATAGGTACTTCAGGTATGCAGACAATGTGCAGGAGGAGAGGCCATTGTACCTCTTTGATGCCAAGTTTGCTGAGAAGGTGCCGGAGATGGGGAGGGACTATGAGGTGCCGGTGTACTTCAGGGAGGACCTGTTTAGTGTTCTTGGGGAGGAGAGGCCGGATTACAGATGGGTTATCATTGGACCAGCAGGGTCAGGTTCATCGTTCCATGTGGATCCTAACTCAACATCGGCATGGAATGCTATCATAAAGGGAGCCAAGAAGTGGGTGATGTTCCCACCTGAGGTGGTGCCGCCAGGTGTCCACCCGAGTGCAGATGGAGCAGAGGTCACCAGCCCTGTATCAATCATGGAGTGGTTCATGAACTTCTATGGGGCTTGTAAGACTTGGGAGAAGAGGCCCATCGAGTGCATATGCCGAGCTGGGGAGGTTGTTTTTGTGCCAAATGGATGGTGGCATTTGGTGATCAATCTTGAGGAGTCCATTGCCATTACCCAGAATTATGTGAGCAG GAGGAATTTGTTAAACGTTCTTGATTTTCTCAAGAGGCCAAATGCAAGCGAACTTGTCTCGGGGACCAAGGACAGAGTGAACCTGCATGACAAGTTCCGTGGTGCCATCGACGCTGCTCACCCTGGCATGATCAATCAGCTTCAGTTTGAGGCACAGCAGAAGGCTGCTGCTCGAAAGAAGAAAGCATCATTCTGGGACACTGCTGTCGATGCCAAGAGCGGAGGATTCAAGTTTTCTTTCTGA